Proteins from a genomic interval of Panthera tigris isolate Pti1 chromosome A2, P.tigris_Pti1_mat1.1, whole genome shotgun sequence:
- the NIBAN3 gene encoding protein Niban 3 isoform X1 has protein sequence MGGRPSSPLDKRQQQHLRGQVDTMLRDFLPCYREQLAASVLRQISRELGPQEPAGCQLMRSKKLPRVREHQGPLTQLWGHPPRWQPIFCVLRGDGRLEWFSHREEYENGGHPLSSVALTGYTVLTSQRDYLCLLDALCPVPSGEHTQEEPEPLLEMPVNFPLFLQHPFRRHLCFSAATGEARRAWRLALQGGIRLRGTVLQRSQAPAARAFLDALRLYRQRRGHFGEDDVTLGSDAEVLTGVLMRELLPALRAQTLPGLRGASRNRAWAWTELLDAVHAAVLAGASAGLRAFQPEKDELLAALEKTIRPDVDQILQLRARVARRLRGEVEGPLETCLRGRVDTQLSRVTQKLLSTVEAVLSTVQTLLAQGMDRLSRHLRGSPSSTRLRKEVYSFGEMPWDSELMHACYREAERSQKRLGQLVAPFGFFGTRSLVFGAQDLAQQLMADAVATFLQLADQCLTAALDCTQAAQQLEKVRGRVLKKFQSDSSSARRRFIRGWLLCIFLPFVLSQLKSSCKAELPEFEGEVLAVGSPALTIEGIYEDIVRGVLLQRIDEELKKALGVSDTSCTLDGCSEAPWDPTGADEETEAQRGTCPRQPGSGAEVQPLCSRPPPGTSTAASRPHLSSFPSDK, from the exons ATGGGTGGGCGGCCCTCGAGCCCCCTGGACAAGCGGCAGCAACAGCACCTGAGAG GCCAGGTGGACACCATGCTGAGGGACTTCCTGCCCTGCTACCGCGAGCAGCTGGCGGCCTCTGTCCTGCGACAGATCTCCCGTGAGCTGGGGCCCCAGGAGCCCGCCGGATGCCAGCTGATGCGCAGTAAA AAGCTTCCCCGAGTCCGTGAGCACCAAGGGCCTCTGACCCAGCTGTGGGGCCACCCGCCTCGGTGGCAGCCGATCTTCTGTGTCCTGCGGGGGGATGGCCGCCTGGAGTGGTTCAGCCATAGGGAG GAATATGAGAATGGGGGCCATCCCCTCAGCTCCGTGGCCTTGACAGGGTATACTGTCCTGACTTCCCAGCGTGACTATCTCTGCCTGTTGGATGCTCTCTGCCCAGTCCCCTCAG GAGAGCATACCCAGGAAGAGCCCGAACCCCTCCTGGAAATGCCCGTGAACTTCCCCCTGTTCCTGCAGCACCCCTTCCGCCGGCACCTCTGTTTCTCCGCGGCCACGGGGGAAGCGCGGCGGGCTTGGAGGCTGGCCCTCCAGGGTGGCATCCGGCTCCGTGGGACAG TCTTGCAGCGCAGTCAGGCCCCCGCAGCCCGTGCCTTCCTGGACGCCTTAAGACTCTATCGGCAGCGCCGAGGCCACTTCGGCGAGGATGACGTGACCCTGGGCTCGGATGCCGAG GTGCTGACCGGGGTGCTGATGCGGGAGCTGCTGCCGGCGCTGCGAGCCCAGACCCTGCCCGGCCTGCGGGGGGCCAGCCGCAACCGTGCCTGGGCCTGGACCGAG CTCCTAGACGCAGTCCACGCTGCCGTCCTGGCCGGGGCCTCCGCCGGGCTCCGCGCCTTCCAGCCGGAAAAGGACGAACTGCTGGCGGCCCTGGAGAAGACCATCCGCCCGGACGTGGACCAGATTCTGCAGCTGCGGGCGCGCGTGGCGCGGAGGCTGCGGG GGGAGGTCGAGGGCCCCCTGGAGACCTGCCTGCGCGGGAGGGTGGACACACAGCTGTCCCGGGTCACGCAAAAGCTGCTGAGCACCGTGGAAGCCGTGCTCTCAACAGTGCAGACCCTCCTAGCCCAGGGCATGGACCGCCTGTCTCGCCACCTGCGTGGGAGCCCCTCTAGCACCCGCTTGCGCAAGGAG GTTTACTCATTTGGGGAGATGCCATGGGACTCAGAGCTGATGCACGCCTGCTACCGTGAGGCTGAGCGAAGCCAGAAGCGCCTGGGGCAGCTGGTGGCGCCATTTGGCTTCTTTGGCACACGAAGCCTGGTATTTGGGGCCCAGGATCTCGCACAGCAG CTTATGGCTGACGCCGTGGCCACCTTCCTACAGCTGGCGGACCAGTGTCTGACCGCAGCCCTGGACTGCACCCAGGCTGCCCAGCAGTTGGAGAAAGTCAGGGGGCGTGTGCTGAAG AAGTTCCAGTCGGACAGCAGCTCAGCGCGGAGGAGGTTCATCCGTGGATGGTTGCTCTGTATCTTCTTGCCCTTTGTGTTGAGCCAGCTGAAGAGTAGCTGCAAAGCG GAGCTGCCTGAGTTCGAAGGGGAGGTCCTCGCCGTGGGTAGCCCGGCCCTGACCATCGAGGGTATCTATGAAGACATTGTCCGGGGGGTCCTGCTGCAGAGGATTGATGAAG AACTGAAAAAGGCCCTTGGTGTCAGTGACACGTCCTGCACTCTGGATGGCTGCTCGGAGGCCCCGTGGGACCCGACAGGAGCAG acgaggaaactgaggctcagagagggactTGTCCCAGGCAACCAGGCTCTGGTGCCGAGGTCCAGCCGCTCTGCTCACGGCCTCCTCCAGGAACATCCACAGCTGCGTCTCGACCGCATCTCTCTTCGTTCCCATCAGACAAATAA
- the NIBAN3 gene encoding protein Niban 3 isoform X2: MGGRPSSPLDKRQQQHLRGQVDTMLRDFLPCYREQLAASVLRQISRELGPQEPAGCQLMRSKKLPRVREHQGPLTQLWGHPPRWQPIFCVLRGDGRLEWFSHREEYENGGHPLSSVALTGYTVLTSQRDYLCLLDALCPVPSGEHTQEEPEPLLEMPVNFPLFLQHPFRRHLCFSAATGEARRAWRLALQGGIRLRGTVLQRSQAPAARAFLDALRLYRQRRGHFGEDDVTLGSDAEVLTGVLMRELLPALRAQTLPGLRGASRNRAWAWTELLDAVHAAVLAGASAGLRAFQPEKDELLAALEKTIRPDVDQILQLRARVARRLRGEVEGPLETCLRGRVDTQLSRVTQKLLSTVEAVLSTVQTLLAQGMDRLSRHLRGSPSSTRLRKEVYSFGEMPWDSELMHACYREAERSQKRLGQLVAPFGFFGTRSLVFGAQDLAQQLADQCLTAALDCTQAAQQLEKVRGRVLKKFQSDSSSARRRFIRGWLLCIFLPFVLSQLKSSCKAELPEFEGEVLAVGSPALTIEGIYEDIVRGVLLQRIDEELKKALGVSDTSCTLDGCSEAPWDPTGADEETEAQRGTCPRQPGSGAEVQPLCSRPPPGTSTAASRPHLSSFPSDK, encoded by the exons ATGGGTGGGCGGCCCTCGAGCCCCCTGGACAAGCGGCAGCAACAGCACCTGAGAG GCCAGGTGGACACCATGCTGAGGGACTTCCTGCCCTGCTACCGCGAGCAGCTGGCGGCCTCTGTCCTGCGACAGATCTCCCGTGAGCTGGGGCCCCAGGAGCCCGCCGGATGCCAGCTGATGCGCAGTAAA AAGCTTCCCCGAGTCCGTGAGCACCAAGGGCCTCTGACCCAGCTGTGGGGCCACCCGCCTCGGTGGCAGCCGATCTTCTGTGTCCTGCGGGGGGATGGCCGCCTGGAGTGGTTCAGCCATAGGGAG GAATATGAGAATGGGGGCCATCCCCTCAGCTCCGTGGCCTTGACAGGGTATACTGTCCTGACTTCCCAGCGTGACTATCTCTGCCTGTTGGATGCTCTCTGCCCAGTCCCCTCAG GAGAGCATACCCAGGAAGAGCCCGAACCCCTCCTGGAAATGCCCGTGAACTTCCCCCTGTTCCTGCAGCACCCCTTCCGCCGGCACCTCTGTTTCTCCGCGGCCACGGGGGAAGCGCGGCGGGCTTGGAGGCTGGCCCTCCAGGGTGGCATCCGGCTCCGTGGGACAG TCTTGCAGCGCAGTCAGGCCCCCGCAGCCCGTGCCTTCCTGGACGCCTTAAGACTCTATCGGCAGCGCCGAGGCCACTTCGGCGAGGATGACGTGACCCTGGGCTCGGATGCCGAG GTGCTGACCGGGGTGCTGATGCGGGAGCTGCTGCCGGCGCTGCGAGCCCAGACCCTGCCCGGCCTGCGGGGGGCCAGCCGCAACCGTGCCTGGGCCTGGACCGAG CTCCTAGACGCAGTCCACGCTGCCGTCCTGGCCGGGGCCTCCGCCGGGCTCCGCGCCTTCCAGCCGGAAAAGGACGAACTGCTGGCGGCCCTGGAGAAGACCATCCGCCCGGACGTGGACCAGATTCTGCAGCTGCGGGCGCGCGTGGCGCGGAGGCTGCGGG GGGAGGTCGAGGGCCCCCTGGAGACCTGCCTGCGCGGGAGGGTGGACACACAGCTGTCCCGGGTCACGCAAAAGCTGCTGAGCACCGTGGAAGCCGTGCTCTCAACAGTGCAGACCCTCCTAGCCCAGGGCATGGACCGCCTGTCTCGCCACCTGCGTGGGAGCCCCTCTAGCACCCGCTTGCGCAAGGAG GTTTACTCATTTGGGGAGATGCCATGGGACTCAGAGCTGATGCACGCCTGCTACCGTGAGGCTGAGCGAAGCCAGAAGCGCCTGGGGCAGCTGGTGGCGCCATTTGGCTTCTTTGGCACACGAAGCCTGGTATTTGGGGCCCAGGATCTCGCACAGCAG CTGGCGGACCAGTGTCTGACCGCAGCCCTGGACTGCACCCAGGCTGCCCAGCAGTTGGAGAAAGTCAGGGGGCGTGTGCTGAAG AAGTTCCAGTCGGACAGCAGCTCAGCGCGGAGGAGGTTCATCCGTGGATGGTTGCTCTGTATCTTCTTGCCCTTTGTGTTGAGCCAGCTGAAGAGTAGCTGCAAAGCG GAGCTGCCTGAGTTCGAAGGGGAGGTCCTCGCCGTGGGTAGCCCGGCCCTGACCATCGAGGGTATCTATGAAGACATTGTCCGGGGGGTCCTGCTGCAGAGGATTGATGAAG AACTGAAAAAGGCCCTTGGTGTCAGTGACACGTCCTGCACTCTGGATGGCTGCTCGGAGGCCCCGTGGGACCCGACAGGAGCAG acgaggaaactgaggctcagagagggactTGTCCCAGGCAACCAGGCTCTGGTGCCGAGGTCCAGCCGCTCTGCTCACGGCCTCCTCCAGGAACATCCACAGCTGCGTCTCGACCGCATCTCTCTTCGTTCCCATCAGACAAATAA